aCTTAATCTCTAGCCAATGTATTATTTGGGCTCTCAGTGGTTTGTTCTTTGTTAGCCCACCCACCTCTGTTCTAAAACTTAGAAGTCAAGGTTAATCAATAGTATAGTCTAAAATGTTCAAGATTTCATTCAACACACCAAGCAATATACAATACAAACCCATATATCTTACACATCACAACTGAATCTTCTTTTGTTTATGGAAGATTTTTCCAAACACAAATGCTGCTAAAACACATTAGCAAATGAAACCAACACACATAATGTTAAAGGTGTTTCCGGGCCAATGAGTAGGAACGACTTAAAAGATGTTGAAAAAGATGGTCCAAACTGGGTAAACGAGGAGAGCGACGATCCCAATAGTATTGGAGAGTCCATGCTTCTGAGTTAAAGCGTTTCTGAATCCATCAGAAGCTTTAATGTGTTCATGGAAAAGGTAACATGCTATGATAAGACATATCACTGCCCCAACCCAACTTTCTCTTACTGTCCCAGCTATGAGGCTTGGTGCAACCACCAGAAGAAGGATCAGTGCTGCTGGAATCTCCAACCAATCTACATGTTTAAATTGATTGAGAAGCGCAGAAAGCATTAGGATGCAATTCAAGCTAATGATAAAAGTGTGTGTTATGGACTTACCTGGAAAGTGTTTAGGGCAGAAGAGCCTTATTGTGATCGAAATGAGAGCAATCCATTTCCCAAAATCTCCCCTGTGAAAGTCCATTGAATACGATTTTAGTTGTTAGATAttgataacaacaacaacaacataacATCATCATGCTAAGATCACTTGTTCTCAGGGGACGGTTTTGGACATTTGTCTTGTCTCCCAAATTTTAACGAACTAACATATATATGCTTTAGGTTCTCAAACtgttatttttactaaaatttatcTTAAATTGTTTTATGGTATTCTAAGACTTAGAGTCAGTCCTATTGGTTCCTTTATTACCTGAAGAAGTTGAAGATAACGTAAGGAAGTGTGAGAAAGATGTATGGCACCAAAAGGGTTGTCAACATTTTGGTTCTCCAGTTGGTCCGATCCAATATCAACAGATAACTGCCAAAACAAACAATACAACATCATCACAATAGTGATCCCAAAACCACAGAGGGTAAcggtttggtttattttgttttgactAACATGGCTGAGATTGAAGCGGCCCATTGGAGGAAAGACGTGCCAAAGCTTAAACCGCCTAGCATCGTTGCATCTTTCACGAGCTTTTTCGCGGCGTCCACAAACTCATTCAAATCGGAATTGATCAGGTTCGCCGCGGTTTCCTCCTCAGTCTTCATGGCCAAATAATCAACTCTTCCCATATtgaagtctttttttttgaaactttaagtTTAAAATCTCTCACAGAATACAGTTTTGAGTTATAAGTTGTGACAATAGCAGAGTATTTATAATTGCTCTGTTTCTTTGAAACTTtcagataaatgtttaaaaagtaTATGTTTAGTTACATTTCATTGGTGACAACTGTGTTTGAGTTTCGGATATCTCTAGAGCTGCTCGTCACGTAGGCTTCGCTGGTGACACTGACCGATGGTGGCTCCCTCAAGGGTCGCTCGTTTTCATATACAGCTCATCTTCATATCTCCACATACATAGCGAAATTTTCTACTAATCATATTAAATTCCATATTTTAATTCTACAAGTAACCaacattttcaatataaaatacCCTATAATCCAttagtttactaaattaataaactaaaaagataTCAACAACTAATAAGCCAGTGATTCGCATATCTCAGCTGATAATTATTATCAGACTTAGTGCTAATGAGATTTTGCTTTtgtaactaaacaaaaaaacagcaTACGACGGAAAGGCTTTCAAGTTTCAACGATTAAAAAGCGTTTAAAGTACGGACCCAATTACAATATAAGAACTCGAGAATCTAAGTCTTCAAGGATCCATGAGGGTACACACCAAACATTTTTCTCAGTTTCTTCTGCTAAAGCGtagtaataaacatttttgtacTTTTTTCACTTCACGATGAGTTGCCATCTGCTTTGTTTGAAGACTCGGGAGCTAGCTTCTTCGATGGATTTGACTCTGCAGAGGTTGCGTTCATCAAAACACGCTTCACTCCTCTTCCAACAACACCCAAATGAGTAACACCTGATGATGATGCTGTTCCTCCTCCTGCTGCACCGGTGTGAGCAGTGGAGACTGTAGGCGACTCTAAGTCTTTCCCGTTGTTTGCGGTTCCCATCCGAGAAGAGCTCATTTCACCAGCAACAGCAGGAACAACCTTATCCCCAGCATTTGGCTTAGCTGATGCCATGCCCATCAGCTCAGCAAGAAGTTGCTTTGGGTTCTCTGCCTGTTGTTTCAAGTCCTCAAGCTGCATGGAATGAAAAATGACATTAGTATGggtttctacagttttttttttgacaaccgAATGGTAAATTTCACTTGCCTTCTTTTCAAGGTCTTCTGCCAGACCAGATAAGACTCCGATCTCAGCTTCTTTGTCTGAAGCAGACTTATCAATGTATGGAACATTGGATGATTGTTGGATTCCTTCCTCGATCTCAGAGACAGTTGAGGAAGTTGCTGAAGCAGATGGACCCTTGATCTCATTAGTGAGCCTCTCCATCCTAGCTTTGCAGATTAACAGAGCCTTTTGACAATATGGTATCGCTTCCTTAGGCTGGCATCCTGTCTCTAGACAGATGCATATGCGGAAGTTTCTAAAACGTTCAAGTTAAGTTCACCACAATGCacggaaaattttaaaaaaagcAAGATCATATATCAAAGGATACAGTTCGGCTGTGTGTCTACTGTCGGGTTCAACAAGTCGCTCTAGGATGGACAGAGCATTCTTGTAGTCACTCAGCGAAGTCTCGATGTCCTCTACGTTATATTAAACAATTCAAAATCGTTAATGAGAAAATGGGACGTTACGACGATGAAATAGGAGAGAAATTAACCTCTCTCCAGGGAAATTTCAGCAAGGGTAGAGAGAATATCCACTTTCTCCATTGTATCAGTTGCCTGTTTGTCAGTAATAGCTCTTGCGATGTCAAGCATTTTCCAGGCCATATCCAAATCAGACTCGTCTTCATCGGCATCAGCATCAGATAGGTCATCGTCTTGACTATCTTCACCAGCCTCTCCTTGCTCTTGACCACCagaacctgaaaaaaaaaggagagagagagaagcaatGCTCAGAAACATTTAAAGACACAATCTTTTTATAGACCAATTTGAGAGATATAATAAGACACTGTAACCAAAAAGTCTGCTTCAACATAACAAAAACGAGTCCTTTGCTCCATCAACCAAAGGTTATATTATGTGACACCAAGAAACACCCATTGCATTTGAATCCATAAACATAAGGGCAAATCTATAGAAGTAAGAATTCCAAAGTTCCAGACTTTCAGTACCTTCTTGGCCACCACTTGAACTCCCCTGTCTCTCCGGGTCACTTGACACAACAGACGCAGCCAAAGTTTCACCATTTGCAGTGTCCTTATCGCTAGACTCCTGCTGAGTTTCACCTTCTTTCTTAGGCATGTTACCAAGCGGATCAGCTTCAGCCTGGGCCTTCTCCAGTAAAGCTGATCCATATTTGTAATAAGCATTAACACACTCAGCAGCAAGCTCACCATAATGTGCAACCCTAAACACACAACAAGCAACGCAAATGAAAGTTCCATTAAGTAAATTCTCAAATCAAATCTTCCAGGAATGTGAAAATGGATACCTAATCTCGAGGGCGCGGCTGAAGCAATCGACAGCTTCGGCGAAATCCATCTCTTTCAAGAACACAGAGCCTTTCTCAGTGAGCTCATCGGCGAACTCGAGCGTCTTCTCACGCTCCTCTTCGGAGACGATATCAGTAACAGCACTCTCCGCcgcgttgttgttgttgttgcaggaCGATTCGGCGCCGCCTTGAGCAGCGGATCCGACGGTGGCTTCGATCGAGGCTTGGTTAGGTTCTAGGGTTTGCGCGAGTTCCGTCACGGAGGCTTCAGATGCTGATGCTGCTTCGTCAACCATAGCTGAGTGAATTTGAAATTGGGAGAAGAAAGGAGAGAAACGCGAAATTGATTCCAACCCTAAACCCACTCTTCCTCCTTTTTGGCGGACTTAGCAAAATAGTCAGTCAATGTCGTGAAGGTTTTGTAAAATGACTCCACGAAGAATGTGGATGTTGATGAAGGTGAAGATGTGGCCCAACTCCAAGGCCCATCATAGATAGTTTTCTGGATGAACCGAATCaattcaaaattataatttgattggtacAGTTTCTATCAAAACGAACCAAAATTTGGTTTTTACTAAAGTGACAAATAAGTTTTAGTAACCCGCCCTTATGTTTATTCATGCCTTTGTAATTTCGTCGGCTCTGAAAGGATTGTGATCTTTGCCGGCTTTTGGCTCCGTAAGAAATGTGTTCCTTGCCAGCTTGTATAAAAACTTTCATGTAGTACTCCAGTTCAAGTTTAATGAAATTCacagatgataaaaaaaaacatgaatctTTATCACATAATTTTTTTCTGATTAGTAAATGTTTattgtatttcttttaattCATTTGAAGTAGTCTAAAATAAACTTTTACAAAGAGAGATACTACCCACAGATGATGTATTCAACTGCCTAATAAAACTATGATTACACTAGTTTAATATCTTGAGATTGTTTCAAATTAGGATGGTTTAACCCTTCAAAATCCGCCTAGAAATCCGtgtgaattaaataaaattttattttagacgCAATTTTATCATTAGGCAACTTACTAATCAAAAGCCAGAATCATCAAAATTTAGAACATTGGTTAGAAAGGAAATGTAAATAATTTGGAATTAAACAACAAAGTTTCAAATTATGTAGACATGTACAATATCTACCATGTGGTCGTGGGCTATAATGCTTAAGACTAATAACAATGGGGttgttgaattatttttttaatagtattgatgattACAAAAGGactgttgaaaaaaaaaatgttgattcATTGTTGTTGAAATTATTCACTCGTTGAATACTTACAAGTTGGattcatttttacttttttttaatctcatcttaaatatttaagattttttttttttttata
The sequence above is drawn from the Brassica napus cultivar Da-Ae chromosome A8, Da-Ae, whole genome shotgun sequence genome and encodes:
- the LOC106361429 gene encoding cold-regulated 413 plasma membrane protein 4, with the translated sequence MGRVDYLAMKTEEETAANLINSDLNEFVDAAKKLVKDATMLGGLSFGTSFLQWAASISAIYLLILDRTNWRTKMLTTLLVPYIFLTLPYVIFNFFRGDFGKWIALISITIRLFCPKHFPDWLEIPAALILLLVVAPSLIAGTVRESWVGAVICLIIACYLFHEHIKASDGFRNALTQKHGLSNTIGIVALLVYPVWTIFFNIF
- the LOC106361427 gene encoding NASP-related protein sim3, whose translation is MVDEAASASEASVTELAQTLEPNQASIEATVGSAAQGGAESSCNNNNNAAESAVTDIVSEEEREKTLEFADELTEKGSVFLKEMDFAEAVDCFSRALEIRVAHYGELAAECVNAYYKYGSALLEKAQAEADPLGNMPKKEGETQQESSDKDTANGETLAASVVSSDPERQGSSSGGQEGSGGQEQGEAGEDSQDDDLSDADADEDESDLDMAWKMLDIARAITDKQATDTMEKVDILSTLAEISLEREDIETSLSDYKNALSILERLVEPDSRHTAELNFRICICLETGCQPKEAIPYCQKALLICKARMERLTNEIKGPSASATSSTVSEIEEGIQQSSNVPYIDKSASDKEAEIGVLSGLAEDLEKKLEDLKQQAENPKQLLAELMGMASAKPNAGDKVVPAVAGEMSSSRMGTANNGKDLESPTVSTAHTGAAGGGTASSSGVTHLGVVGRGVKRVLMNATSAESNPSKKLAPESSNKADGNSS